From the Flavimarina sp. Hel_I_48 genome, one window contains:
- the arsC gene encoding arsenate reductase (glutaredoxin) (This arsenate reductase requires both glutathione and glutaredoxin to convert arsenate to arsenite, after which the efflux transporter formed by ArsA and ArsB can extrude the arsenite from the cell, providing resistance.), with translation MLKIYHNPRCAKSREGLAILEASGKEFEIIKYLDNPPSYIQLSAIIGKLGIPAIDLVRTNEKVWKENYKGKELSEKDTIQAMVDDPKLIERPILIHNNEAIVGRPPEQFRKLLQEN, from the coding sequence ATGTTAAAAATATATCACAATCCACGTTGCGCAAAAAGCCGGGAAGGACTTGCCATTTTAGAAGCTTCCGGAAAGGAATTTGAAATAATAAAATATCTTGATAATCCGCCATCGTATATTCAATTATCGGCAATCATTGGTAAGTTGGGCATTCCCGCTATAGATTTGGTCAGAACCAATGAAAAAGTCTGGAAAGAAAACTACAAGGGAAAAGAATTGAGTGAAAAAGATACCATACAAGCCATGGTTGACGATCCTAAACTTATAGAGCGCCCCATTCTGATACACAACAATGAAGCGATTGTGGGCAGACCTCCAGAGCAATTTAGAAAGCTGCTCCAGGAAAATTAA
- a CDS encoding TonB-dependent receptor domain-containing protein, with amino-acid sequence MKIKFLLTLLLACSFITYAQDLDDQFAITGKVVDNESGAPLEYATVSITSTDDPSNVTGGITDPSGNFEISVSAGTYDIKVEYISFTPQTFDNRTVDKDTNLGKVVLKFATNSLNEVTVVAETTTVDVRLDKKIYNIGKDLTTAGGTVSDALNNVPSVSVDVEGGISLRGNDNVRILINGKPSAIAGFGSTDVLRQLPADAIERVEVITSPSARYDAEGTAGILNIILRKEKILGFNGSINTNVGNPDLAGISANLNYRTDKYNLFTTTGYRYSDSPGNGFFDTRYFNTDTITPRYDRIIEDRDIDRINRGFNTNFGMEYYLTEKSSLIGSVFYRNGNDIDQTTNATQSFIGDNRVLETIRTEKEREQDDSYQISLNYSNNFNDEGHKLTADFQYENDQETQNTFINEDITFNGQDNPGIIGERAVTTEKQNEYLIQADYVLPFGEDSQFEAGYRGNFENEVTDYSLNQESMPGTEIYRQNDTLTNIFDYTENVNAFYTQLGTKWGPVSILTGLRLENTQLKGEITSELPENQLQDIFGFPINTSFDNNYLGLFPTVNVIFELAEQENISLGYNRRINRPRGWYINPFPDRDSRNNVFQGNPNLQPAFSNAFDVGYLKRWKKLTLTSSVYYQKETDAFERVEEIIDLQGQGNTGQGTTVIRTIPVNLSSNERTGGELGLLYNPADWLRLNGSFNFFQFTTEGFFNGVDYGAKNTSYFARFSSKVTLPFAIDWQTNAFYRGASQNAQTDTDGLLSIDLALSKDVWNENATISLNVSDLLNGRKRNQVTTNQLFTRDSEFQWRQRQLNLSFIYRFNQKKNQNDRRDRDNGDEDFEG; translated from the coding sequence ATGAAAATTAAATTCCTGCTAACATTATTGTTGGCATGTTCCTTCATTACGTATGCACAAGATTTAGATGACCAGTTTGCTATAACTGGTAAAGTTGTGGATAATGAGAGTGGGGCACCGCTTGAATATGCCACTGTAAGTATCACCAGTACAGATGACCCCAGCAATGTGACAGGAGGGATTACTGACCCTTCAGGTAATTTTGAAATTTCAGTTTCCGCAGGAACGTATGATATTAAGGTGGAGTATATCTCATTTACACCACAAACCTTTGATAACCGCACCGTAGACAAGGATACAAATCTGGGTAAAGTTGTCCTGAAGTTCGCTACAAACAGTTTAAACGAGGTCACCGTCGTGGCCGAAACTACCACGGTAGATGTTCGCCTGGATAAGAAAATCTACAATATAGGCAAAGACCTCACGACCGCTGGCGGTACCGTCAGCGATGCTTTGAACAATGTCCCATCGGTTTCTGTGGATGTTGAAGGTGGGATTAGCCTTAGGGGAAATGACAATGTGCGTATTCTTATAAACGGTAAGCCATCTGCAATTGCGGGTTTTGGTTCTACTGATGTGCTAAGGCAACTTCCGGCAGATGCCATTGAAAGAGTCGAAGTGATAACCTCACCTTCTGCACGATATGATGCCGAAGGAACGGCGGGTATCCTTAATATTATCTTAAGAAAAGAAAAGATCCTGGGCTTTAATGGATCAATCAATACCAATGTGGGAAATCCAGACCTTGCAGGTATTTCGGCCAACTTGAACTACCGTACTGATAAATACAATCTCTTTACCACGACCGGTTACCGTTATTCAGACTCACCGGGAAATGGTTTTTTTGACACACGCTACTTCAATACAGACACCATAACACCACGCTATGACCGTATTATTGAAGACCGCGACATTGACCGAATCAACAGAGGATTTAATACAAATTTTGGTATGGAATATTACCTGACCGAAAAATCCTCCTTAATAGGTAGCGTCTTTTACAGAAATGGGAATGATATTGATCAAACCACAAATGCAACCCAAAGTTTTATAGGCGATAATCGTGTCCTGGAAACTATTAGAACCGAAAAAGAACGCGAGCAGGACGATAGCTATCAGATCTCATTAAATTACAGTAACAATTTTAATGACGAAGGACACAAACTGACCGCTGATTTTCAATATGAAAATGATCAGGAAACCCAAAATACTTTTATAAATGAGGATATAACCTTTAATGGACAGGATAATCCAGGCATTATAGGTGAGCGCGCCGTAACAACTGAAAAGCAAAACGAATACTTAATTCAGGCAGATTATGTACTTCCCTTTGGCGAAGATTCTCAATTTGAAGCAGGTTACCGTGGGAATTTTGAAAATGAGGTGACAGATTACAGCTTGAATCAAGAGAGCATGCCGGGAACAGAAATATATAGGCAAAATGATACTTTGACCAATATTTTTGATTATACTGAAAATGTAAACGCATTTTACACGCAGTTAGGAACAAAGTGGGGACCTGTTTCCATTCTAACAGGATTGAGGTTAGAAAACACCCAGTTGAAAGGGGAAATCACCTCTGAACTCCCTGAAAATCAATTACAGGATATTTTTGGTTTTCCTATAAATACCTCTTTTGACAATAATTATTTAGGTTTATTTCCCACGGTTAATGTAATCTTTGAATTGGCTGAACAGGAAAATATATCACTAGGCTATAATCGTCGTATCAACAGACCTCGAGGGTGGTATATCAATCCCTTTCCAGATCGCGATAGCAGGAATAATGTTTTTCAGGGAAACCCCAACCTGCAGCCTGCATTTTCAAATGCATTTGACGTAGGCTACCTTAAGCGCTGGAAGAAATTAACCCTTACCTCATCTGTTTATTACCAAAAAGAAACAGATGCCTTTGAGCGTGTAGAAGAAATTATTGATTTGCAGGGCCAGGGAAATACAGGCCAGGGCACTACCGTAATACGTACCATACCAGTGAATTTATCCAGTAATGAGCGTACCGGTGGGGAACTGGGATTGTTATATAATCCTGCGGACTGGCTACGTCTCAACGGAAGTTTCAACTTCTTTCAGTTTACTACGGAAGGATTTTTCAATGGTGTAGATTATGGGGCTAAAAATACCAGCTATTTTGCACGATTCAGCTCTAAAGTGACGTTACCGTTTGCAATTGACTGGCAGACCAATGCTTTTTATAGAGGGGCCTCACAAAACGCGCAGACAGATACAGACGGACTTCTTTCCATTGATCTTGCTCTTAGTAAAGACGTATGGAACGAAAATGCCACCATATCCCTTAACGTAAGCGATTTGTTGAATGGCAGAAAGAGAAATCAGGTAACCACAAATCAATTGTTTACCAGAGATAGCGAATTCCAGTGGAGACAGCGCCAATTAAATTTATCGTTTATCTACCGTTTCAATCAAAAGAAAAACCAAAACGATCGCAGGGATAGGGATAATGGAGATGAAGACTTTGAAGGTTAG
- the fumC gene encoding class II fumarate hydratase codes for MKYRIEKDTMGEVQVPKDKLWGAQTERSRNNFKIGKQASMPLEIIYGFAYLKKAAAYTNCELGVLPIEKRDMIATVCDEILNGDHDKQFPLVIWQTGSGTQSNMNVNEVIANRAHQLAGKTIGEGEKTLQPNDDVNKSQSSNDTFPTGMHIAAYKMIMETTLPGVIKLRNTLNQKSEAFRKVVKIGRTHLMDATPLTLGQEFSGYVSQLDHGIKALQHTLDHLAELALGGTAVGTGLNTPQGYAKRVSEFIAKFTELPFKTADNKFEALAAHDALVESHGALKQLAVSLNKIAHDIRMLASGPRSGIGELNIPANEPGSSIMPGKVNPTQCEALTMVCAQIIGNDMAIAVGGMQGHFELNVFKPVMASNFLESARLLGDACASFEEHCAAGIEPNKERIKSLVDNSLMLVTALNTKIGYYKAAEIANLAHENGTTLKEAAVSSGHVTAEDFDEWVRPEDMVGTGK; via the coding sequence ATGAAATACCGTATAGAGAAAGATACCATGGGCGAAGTACAGGTGCCCAAAGATAAATTGTGGGGAGCGCAAACAGAGCGTTCGCGCAATAATTTTAAAATAGGAAAACAGGCATCCATGCCTCTTGAAATCATTTATGGTTTCGCATATCTTAAAAAAGCCGCTGCTTACACGAACTGCGAGCTTGGTGTGCTGCCCATAGAAAAAAGGGATATGATCGCTACCGTGTGCGATGAAATTCTCAACGGTGATCACGACAAACAATTTCCCCTGGTAATCTGGCAGACCGGTTCTGGTACACAGAGCAATATGAACGTTAATGAGGTCATCGCAAACCGCGCACACCAGCTTGCCGGTAAAACGATCGGCGAAGGAGAAAAAACGCTTCAGCCTAATGATGATGTGAACAAATCACAGTCTTCTAACGATACTTTTCCCACGGGAATGCATATTGCCGCATACAAAATGATCATGGAGACCACCCTGCCCGGTGTGATCAAACTTAGAAATACGCTGAATCAAAAATCGGAAGCTTTCCGTAAAGTGGTTAAAATAGGCAGAACGCACCTTATGGATGCTACCCCCCTAACCCTGGGACAAGAATTTTCTGGTTATGTATCCCAGTTGGATCACGGTATTAAAGCACTTCAGCATACGCTTGATCATTTGGCCGAACTTGCCCTGGGCGGTACGGCGGTAGGCACCGGCCTGAATACTCCGCAAGGTTACGCCAAACGCGTATCAGAGTTTATAGCGAAATTCACAGAACTGCCTTTTAAAACCGCCGATAACAAATTTGAGGCATTAGCTGCACATGATGCGCTTGTTGAATCTCACGGTGCGCTAAAACAGCTTGCGGTATCCCTTAATAAGATCGCACATGATATTCGTATGTTAGCGTCAGGACCACGCAGTGGTATAGGTGAACTCAACATTCCCGCAAATGAACCGGGGTCAAGCATTATGCCGGGCAAAGTAAACCCAACTCAGTGCGAAGCATTAACAATGGTATGTGCCCAGATCATAGGTAATGATATGGCCATCGCCGTGGGAGGCATGCAGGGCCATTTTGAACTTAATGTGTTCAAGCCTGTAATGGCATCTAATTTCCTGGAATCTGCCAGATTGCTGGGTGATGCCTGTGCATCTTTTGAAGAGCATTGTGCGGCCGGTATAGAACCTAATAAAGAGCGTATAAAATCGCTTGTAGATAATTCGCTGATGCTTGTTACTGCATTAAATACTAAAATAGGCTATTATAAAGCAGCCGAAATTGCCAATCTGGCGCATGAAAACGGCACGACTTTGAAAGAAGCGGCAGTGTCTTCTGGTCACGTTACAGCAGAAGATTTTGATGAGTGGGTTCGACCGGAAGATATGGTGGGTACCGGTAAATGA
- a CDS encoding 7TM diverse intracellular signaling domain-containing protein: MRYLCLLHLLLSFSTIQSQEILRYIRVEKNSNYNIDIENAIFNPLDEDNYGLKNGYYWIKVENTPSIDDEILSLEGHHILSVMGYTSRGSLLKPLENTRYPGFEINTDATFPLFIKVKLENEAYLPVKFYTRSYFEKRQQSILFSYGLFYGALIFICVIMIILFMVTGDDNFWTYAILLLCIGIALLFRDNIPYLFGWKDSFYYNLELATHILIGIFGGYFAYSFINLRKEKSFTGKMLIFIFATGAVLNMFLYWLLSDFIYYAIADTLIFLSILSLWISSFIVSKKNAQMYWVLGIFAVNIYFIFEFLVLYNFGLTLLGLSPAVIKIGILMEILIMCFALLNEWQRSKKKTLFMRNELNKRKEEIKMLSQYKREDDMKDIYLENLIKTYDLTDREVKILQLLSSGLNENHIARMHGITNAQLKARIKSLYFKIGISSEDEIDSI; the protein is encoded by the coding sequence ATGCGTTATCTATGCCTTCTACATTTACTTCTTTCATTTAGCACAATCCAATCTCAGGAAATACTGAGATATATACGTGTAGAAAAAAATTCCAACTACAATATTGATATTGAAAATGCCATATTTAATCCTCTCGATGAGGATAATTATGGACTTAAAAATGGTTATTACTGGATCAAAGTGGAGAACACCCCCAGTATAGATGATGAAATTTTGAGCTTAGAAGGACATCATATTTTAAGTGTGATGGGTTATACATCCAGAGGTTCTTTATTGAAACCTTTGGAAAATACAAGATATCCCGGCTTTGAAATAAATACCGATGCTACTTTCCCCTTGTTTATTAAGGTCAAGCTAGAAAATGAGGCTTATCTACCCGTAAAGTTTTACACAAGATCGTACTTTGAAAAAAGACAACAAAGTATTTTGTTCAGTTACGGGCTCTTTTATGGAGCGCTGATTTTCATCTGTGTTATTATGATCATATTATTTATGGTCACCGGGGATGATAATTTCTGGACCTATGCCATATTGCTTTTATGTATAGGTATTGCACTTTTATTTAGGGATAATATACCGTACCTGTTTGGTTGGAAAGATAGTTTTTACTATAATCTTGAACTTGCTACACATATTCTTATAGGCATCTTTGGCGGATACTTTGCTTATAGTTTTATAAATCTACGAAAGGAAAAATCATTCACAGGTAAGATGCTGATCTTTATTTTTGCGACAGGCGCGGTGCTCAATATGTTTTTGTACTGGCTATTGAGCGATTTCATTTATTACGCAATTGCAGATACGCTAATCTTTCTTTCCATATTGAGCTTATGGATCTCAAGTTTTATCGTTAGTAAGAAAAACGCGCAGATGTATTGGGTACTTGGGATATTTGCTGTGAATATTTACTTCATTTTTGAATTTCTAGTCCTTTACAACTTTGGTCTGACCCTTTTGGGTCTTAGCCCGGCGGTTATTAAAATTGGTATTTTAATGGAGATACTTATTATGTGTTTTGCATTGCTCAATGAATGGCAAAGGTCTAAAAAGAAGACGCTATTTATGCGTAACGAACTAAACAAAAGAAAAGAGGAAATCAAGATGTTGAGCCAATATAAACGTGAGGATGACATGAAAGATATTTACCTTGAAAATCTTATAAAAACCTACGATCTTACAGATAGGGAAGTTAAAATACTACAACTTCTTTCCTCTGGCCTTAACGAAAACCATATTGCGCGTATGCACGGCATCACCAATGCCCAACTTAAAGCGAGAATAAAATC